One genomic window of Trichosurus vulpecula isolate mTriVul1 chromosome X, mTriVul1.pri, whole genome shotgun sequence includes the following:
- the AKAP4 gene encoding A-kinase anchor protein 4, with translation MSDDIDWLHSRRGVCKVDLYSPTGQQDQDRKVICFVDVSTLNVEDKDKEGGPSSEGELDLESLEEKEIIVIKDTEKLDQSKTEGSVCLFKQAPSDPISVLNWLLNDLQKYALGFQHALSPSSSSCKHKVGDLEGGYRSHPNKDNCYSVYADELSMDYVANNPHNLRLEMAAAKNTNNNQSPSSPPAKSPSTQRSVISPDGECSMDDLSFYVNRLSSLVIQMARKEIKEKLEGGSKCLHHSIYASAGDKGKNSPRSAVSKIASEMAHDAVEVTSAEMRGPGDDHKDRKTFLYSELSNKSKGGDKQMCQRDSKEFADSISKGLMVYANQVASDMMVSVMKTLKVHSSGKPIPACVVLKRVLLKHTKEIVSDLIDSCMKNLHNITGVLMTDSDFVSAVKRNLFNHGKQNAADIMEAMLKRLVSALLGEKKETKSQSLAYASLKAGSHDAKNKNQSLEFSAMKAEMMKGGKDKGKMKPDQCKSLTSAEKVSEHILKESLTMWNQKQSGGGQTKMHSKVGTSREDKREKISPSTDSLAKDLIVSALMLIQYHLTQQAKGKDALEEPEQPGSTMGYMAQGAHYEKSGSGQSAKALSMKHMESRSGQHAGPSTSPKELDPQKLDMSNIVLMLIQKLLSESPFSLDDQCEGESKRAESKSKISSSTSKRSERGEEHFQDHQEFDFISGMKQVNRQFVDQLVESVMKLCLIMAKYSNNGAGLAELEEQQGLNHSTSFRASNSRCAQDAMMSHSYHDNPGPEVIVNNQSSTSNLQKQLQAVLQWIAASQFNVPMLYFMGDEDGQLEKLPEVSAKAAEKGYSVGDLLQEVMKFAKERQLDEAVGNMARKQLLDWLLANL, from the exons ATGTCTGATGATATTGACTGGTTACATAGCCGAAGAGGGGTCTGCAAAGTTGATCTCTACAGCCCAACAGGACAACAAGATCAGGATCGAAAAGTG ATTTGCTTCGTCGATGTATCAACTCTCAATGTAGAAGACAAAGACAAG GAAGGAGGACCTAGTTCAGAGGGGGAACTGGACCTGGAGAGTTTGGAAGAAAAGGAGATAATTGTCATCAAGGACACAGAGAAATTAGATCAGTCCAAG aCTGAAGGATCCGTGTGCCTTTTCAAACAAGCACCCTCGGACCCTATCAGCGTCCTTAATTGGCTCCTCAATGACCTTCAAAAATACGCTCTTGGCTTCCAGCACGCTCTGAGCCCCTCATCCTCTAGCTGTAAGCACAAAGTTGGGGATCTCGAAGGTGGGTACCGTAGTCACCCCAACAAGGACAACTGTTACAGCGTCTACGCTGATGAACTGAGCATGGACTACGTGGCAAACAACCCCCACAACCTGCGTTTGGAGATGGCCGCAGCCAAgaacaccaacaacaaccagaGTCCTTCAAGTCCCCCAGCAAAGTCCCCCAGCACACAGAGATCAGTCATCTCTCCTGACGGGGAATGTTCCATGGATGATCTCTCCTTCTACGTCAACCGGCTGTCCTCCCTTGTGATCCAGATGGCTCgcaaagagatcaaggagaagCTAGAAGGGGGAAGTAAATGCTTGCACCACTCCATCTATGCCTCCGCTGGGGACAAAGGCAAGAACAGCCCCCGAAGTGCAGTCAGCAAGATTGCCTCCGAGATGGCCCACGACGCAGTAGAGGTGACTTCAGCTGAAATGCGAGGCCCTGGAGATGACCACAAGGACCGGAAAACCTTCTTATACAGCGAATTATCCAACAAGTCCAAGGGAGGGGACAAACAGATGTGCCAGAGAGACAGTAAAGAGTTTGCTGACTCCATCAGCAAAGGCCTGATGGTCTATGCCAACCAGGTGGCCTCTGACATGATGGTATCTGTCATGAAGACCTTGAAAGTCCATAGTTCTGGTAAGCCCATCCCAGCCTGCGTTGTGTTGAAGAGAGTCCTGCTGAAGCACACCAAAGAGATCGTGTCGGACTTAATAGATTCTTGCATGAAGAACTTACATAACATCACTGGTGTCCTGATGACCGACTCTGACTTTGTCTCTGCTGTCAAGAGAAACCTGTTCAACCATGGCAAACAGAATGCCGCCGACATCATGGAGGCTATGCTGAAACGCCTAGTCAGTGCCCTGcttggggagaaaaaagaaacaaaatcccaGAGTCTGGCCTACGCCTCACTGAAAGCCGGATCCCACGACGCTAAGAACAAGAATCAGAGCCTTGAATTCTCTGCTATGAAAGCCGAGATGATGAAGGGGgggaaagacaaaggaaaaatgaagcccGATCAGTGTAAGTCCCTGACCAGCGCCGAAAAGGTCAGCGAACACATCCTCAAAGAGAGCCTTACTATGTGGAACCAGAAACAAAGTGGTGGTGGTCAGACCAAGATGCATAGCAAAGTAGGCACCAGCCGGGAAGACAAGAGGGAGAAGATCAGCCCTTCCACTGATTCATTGGCCAAAGACCTGATCGTCTCAGCCCTGATGTTAATTCagtaccatttgacccagcaggCCAAGGGCAAAGATGCCCTTGAAGAACCTGAACAACCTGGATCCACAATGGGCTACATGGCCCAGGGTGCCCATTATGAGAAATCTGGCAGTGGCCAAAGTGCGAAGGCGCTCTCAATGAAACATATGGAATCACGAAGTGGCCAACATGCTGGTCCATCCACTTCACCCAAAGAGCTGGACCCTCAAAAGCTGGACATGTCAAACATTGTTTTGATGCTTATCCAGAAGCTCCTGAGTGAGAGTCCATTCAGCTTGGATGACCAATGTGAAGGTGAGAGCAAACGGGCTGAGTCAAAATCCAAAATCTCCTCTTCTACGTCAAAACGGTCCGAGAGGGGTGAGGAGCACTTCCAAGACCATCAGGAATTCGATTTCATCAGTGGGATGAAGCAAGTAAACCGACAGTTCGTGGACCAGCTGGTGGAATCTGTGATGAAGCTGTGCCTCATTATGGCCAAATATAGCAACAACGGGGCAGGCCTTGCTGAGCTGGAAGAACAGCAAGGACTCAATCACTCGACTAGCTTCCGGGCCAGCAATTCCAGATGTGCTCAGGATGCCATGATGTCCCATTCATATCATGACAACCCCGGGCCCGAAGTCATTGTTAACAACCAATCTTCCACCAGCAACCTGCAGAAACAGCTCCAGGCTGTGCTCCAGTGGATTGCCGCTTCCCAATTCAATGTTCCCATGCTCTATTTTATGGGAGATGAGGATGGTCAGCTTGAGAAG cttccTGAAGTGTCAGCCAAGGCTGCTGAGAAAGGCTACAGCGTTGGAGATCTCCTCCAAGAGGTGATGAAGTTTGCCAAAGAAAGACAACTCGATGAAGCAGTCGGGAACATGGCTAGAAAGCAACTGCTGGACTGGCTGCTCGCTAACCTGTGA